The nucleotide window CACCACGGCGGGCAGGCCGGCGTGCACCGGGTCCGGGGTGGCGTCGTACTCGTCGTGGATCTCACCGATCAACTCCTCGATGAGGTCCTCCAGGGTGACGATCCCGGCCGTGCCCCCGTACTCGTCGACCACCACCGCGAGGTGCTGACCCTCCCGGCGCATCTCGGTCAGCGCGGCGAGCACGCGTTTGCTGCCGGGGAGCCGCTTCACCTCCCGGGCCAGCTCGCCGACGGTGACGCACGGGTCGGCGTCCGGGCGCAGCAGGACGTCACGGAGGTGCACGAAGCCGACCACGTCGTCGTGGGTGCCGTCGGTGACCGGATAGCGGGTGTGCGTTTCGGCGCGGACCAGTCGGGCGGCTTCGACGATGGTCAGCCGCGCCGGCAGGAAGACCACCTCGGTGCGCGGCATCATCACCTCGCGGATCAGACTGGCGCCGGCCACCAGGACCTCGTCGATGATCCGCCGCTCGTCCGGGTCGAGCACCGTGTTCGCCGCGACCAGGTCCCGCAGATCGGCCTCCGAGATGCGCTCCCGGCCGGCCGTCGGACCGGTCCCGAGCAGATCGGTGACGAGACGGGTGGCGCCATCCGCGGCGCGGACCAGCACCCGGGCGACGGCCCGGGCAAGCGGGCCGGAGTCGCGGCGGGGATGTGCCCGCACGCGTCGCCGGAGCCCGGTACGGGCCACTTCCCGCATGACAGAGATGGTAGACACCGTGGGCCCACGGCACCCAGGATCACGCGGAGCGGCCCACAGATGTTCGGCTCTGTTTAATCATGAGAGATTATGATGGAATGGGCTTGACGGTGGCATCGGCTCGGATGCCGGCCACCGCCCTAGTGTGATCACCGAAGGGCCACGTCCCGCGCGGGCCAGGCAGGAGGCAACGACGTGAAACTGCTCGTCACCGGTGGCGCCGGCTTCATCGGAAGCGTGGTCACCCGGATGCTGCTCGACGCGGGTCACCAGGTGGTCATCCTGGACGACCTGCGCACCGGCCACCGCGAGGCCCTCGCCCCGGACGCCACCCACGTGGAGGCGTCCATCCACGACGCCGCCCGCGTCATCACCGCGGAGGCCGGTTTCGACGGGGTGCTGCACTTCGCCGCCCTGATCGCCGCCGGCGAGTCGATGGTCAAGCCGGAGCTGTACTGGCACAACAACACCATCGGCACGCTCGCCCTGATCGACGCGGTCCGGGCCGCCGGGGTGCCCCGGATGGTCTTCTCCTCCACCGCCGCCGTCTACGGCAACCCCACCGAGCTGCCCATCACCGAAAACGCGGTCAAGGCGCCCACCAACACGTACGGCGCCACCAAACTCGCCGTCGACATGGCACTCACCTCCGAGGCGATCGCGCACGGGCTGGCCGCCGTGTCGCTGCGCTACTTCAACGTGGCCGGCGCCCACCTCGACGGCGACATCACGCTCGGCGAGCGGCACGACCCGGAGACGCACCTGATCCCGATCGCGCTGGACGTCGCCGCCGGCCGGCGGGAGAAGCTCCAGCTCTTCGGGGACGACTATCCCACCGTGGACGGCACCTGCGTCCGCGACTACATCCACGTCGCCGACCTGGCCCGCGCGCATCTGCTGGCGCTGGACGCGGCCACCGGCGGCCAGCACCGGATCTACAACCTGGGCAACGGCAACGGCTTCACCAACCGCCAGGTCGTCGACATGGTCCGCGAGGTCACCGGGCACCAACTGCCCGTCGAGGTCGCGCCACGCCGCGAGGGCGACC belongs to Micromonospora ureilytica and includes:
- a CDS encoding hemolysin family protein; translation: MREVARTGLRRRVRAHPRRDSGPLARAVARVLVRAADGATRLVTDLLGTGPTAGRERISEADLRDLVAANTVLDPDERRIIDEVLVAGASLIREVMMPRTEVVFLPARLTIVEAARLVRAETHTRYPVTDGTHDDVVGFVHLRDVLLRPDADPCVTVGELAREVKRLPGSKRVLAALTEMRREGQHLAVVVDEYGGTAGIVTLEDLIEELIGEIHDEYDATPDPVHAGLPAVVDGRLNLADFAERTGVALPAGPYETVGGFVMAALGRLPVTGDEVPVPAEPAAVGAPDPAELSAGWLLRVLALDGRRVAQLAVSATRTTEQRREPNTEQRRGHDAAPASAGGPESARETVAGQHRRVAVGPTRRVGAGEPREVSAPAPAGRSRPAGPS
- the galE gene encoding UDP-glucose 4-epimerase GalE, producing the protein MLLDAGHQVVILDDLRTGHREALAPDATHVEASIHDAARVITAEAGFDGVLHFAALIAAGESMVKPELYWHNNTIGTLALIDAVRAAGVPRMVFSSTAAVYGNPTELPITENAVKAPTNTYGATKLAVDMALTSEAIAHGLAAVSLRYFNVAGAHLDGDITLGERHDPETHLIPIALDVAAGRREKLQLFGDDYPTVDGTCVRDYIHVADLARAHLLALDAATGGQHRIYNLGNGNGFTNRQVVDMVREVTGHQLPVEVAPRREGDPAELVASSALARDELGWVPQKPTLHDMVGDAWAFYRTHILGQS